The following coding sequences are from one Haloarcula taiwanensis window:
- a CDS encoding chitin-binding protein, with translation MTDDSGLASQIGRRKLLALLGSAAVTGGVAHQVFRGRFTGPSEEPLASVKGTPEAKPDQEHKPETSGENIRAHGAKPNPGDPSIEAAERNLKALQTAAQAAGAHGSIYVPEGTYYIGRRAAQYEPFNRIGVDGDMPPGISIYGAGPQASELAITERLQADSHPVQTGFRYMDDVDHGTVVVRDVRLNGNYENLPNLRGAGGGSRCIKVGGDGDLHLSNAHIRGWYQEAILGRDVLRTVNRCTFEDNAIADHNYSDGGHVGHHITTHASKGNPLRVTNSRFIDCSGSAIDVRFNAGEISVRNCYVTGTGANFCKLSAASLLDVRRVFHRANTPSLEAKLDDIPGHEFDGRQFIQRIASRADTPPTVRLNDVVTTNMTDYALQCRIDQMTIEGDMIAIIKTNIREDDEVIRDRDSGWFSDIDIDRLSVHECNGMVFDLSSSNGTIQTLARNNNQGGLGNTADLTVETDAKGQAPFEPSVPSPSTVGINTASHSVVWR, from the coding sequence ATGACTGATGACTCAGGGTTGGCGTCGCAGATAGGCCGACGGAAGCTCCTTGCCCTCCTCGGATCAGCCGCGGTCACCGGTGGTGTTGCCCATCAAGTGTTTCGGGGTCGGTTTACCGGGCCCAGTGAGGAGCCACTGGCTAGTGTCAAAGGCACGCCGGAGGCAAAACCAGATCAGGAACATAAGCCAGAGACGAGCGGGGAGAACATCAGGGCGCACGGTGCGAAACCGAACCCGGGCGATCCGAGTATTGAGGCCGCAGAGAGGAATCTGAAGGCCCTCCAAACTGCTGCTCAAGCGGCTGGTGCTCACGGGTCTATTTACGTCCCAGAGGGAACGTACTACATTGGCCGTAGAGCAGCGCAGTACGAACCATTTAATCGGATCGGTGTCGACGGGGATATGCCACCCGGCATCTCAATCTATGGAGCCGGCCCACAGGCCTCGGAACTCGCTATTACAGAACGACTTCAGGCCGATTCACACCCGGTACAGACCGGCTTCCGCTATATGGACGATGTGGACCACGGTACGGTCGTTGTTAGGGATGTCCGGCTCAATGGAAACTATGAGAACCTCCCGAACCTCCGCGGTGCTGGTGGCGGATCAAGATGTATCAAAGTCGGTGGCGACGGTGATCTCCACCTATCGAACGCTCATATCCGCGGCTGGTATCAAGAGGCTATCCTTGGACGGGATGTGCTACGGACCGTCAACCGGTGTACATTCGAAGACAATGCCATCGCCGACCACAATTATTCGGATGGCGGACACGTCGGCCACCACATCACCACCCACGCGAGCAAAGGCAATCCCCTCAGAGTGACGAACTCTCGATTCATCGATTGTTCTGGAAGCGCCATCGATGTCCGATTTAACGCCGGCGAGATATCTGTCAGAAACTGCTATGTGACTGGTACTGGTGCGAATTTTTGTAAATTGAGTGCCGCATCCCTGTTGGATGTCCGTCGTGTCTTCCACCGCGCGAACACTCCCTCGCTCGAAGCGAAGCTTGATGACATCCCCGGACACGAGTTTGATGGGCGACAGTTCATTCAGCGTATAGCTTCCCGAGCGGACACCCCACCGACAGTACGTCTTAATGACGTTGTTACGACAAATATGACAGACTACGCGCTCCAGTGTCGGATTGACCAAATGACTATCGAGGGAGATATGATAGCAATCATTAAAACGAACATACGAGAAGACGATGAAGTTATCAGAGACCGGGATTCTGGATGGTTCTCGGATATCGATATCGACCGGCTCTCAGTCCATGAGTGCAATGGCATGGTGTTCGATCTGAGCTCATCAAATGGCACTATCCAGACCTTGGCACGGAACAATAATCAGGGAGGGCTCGGCAACACAGCTGACCTCACGGTCGAAACGGATGCGAAGGGGCAAGCACCGTTCGAGCCATCAGTACCGTCGCCATCGACTGTCGGAATCAACACTGCGTCACACTCAGTGGTATGGAGGTGA
- a CDS encoding glycosyl transferase, giving the protein MYDAVVSAMNHPDPFNPYMGLFNFRSIKALSARDASLDVVTPRPRAPPIGPYSEFSDIPSRHEYSSHEVHYPRFLYLLPQKLFKYTLSSKSFSEMLPKYVSSNFETPDICHAGHIHYDGYGLVPYCRSNDIPLTVMGRGKILNNFYNLSQISRRKIRETLDYADGIFCVSESLARIANNITETPKATVLPNGADPSRYPTDNEATIRQELGIDQDTTLVMFCGGYTERKGILEICEALDNIRNDDVAFVFVGHYGDLRTELLAELKASHHENYRVLWEVPPLGLRRWFAAADIFMLPSHAEGRPNTIYESMASETAVVASAVSGIPEQVVDEETGLLIPKKDSDALATALNSLIGNSKERERMGTNGKERLVSKGWTWEAHGQRLANLHETIINDGQLPAAEILG; this is encoded by the coding sequence ATGTACGATGCGGTCGTAAGTGCGATGAACCACCCAGACCCCTTTAATCCCTACATGGGGCTGTTCAACTTCCGCTCTATCAAAGCGCTCAGTGCGAGAGACGCTAGTCTAGATGTTGTTACCCCTCGTCCGAGAGCGCCCCCGATCGGCCCCTATTCCGAGTTCAGTGATATCCCGAGTCGACATGAGTACAGCTCTCATGAGGTCCACTATCCAAGGTTCCTTTATTTGCTGCCACAAAAACTATTCAAATACACATTATCGTCGAAGTCGTTTTCGGAAATGCTTCCGAAATATGTCTCATCGAACTTTGAGACGCCAGATATCTGTCACGCTGGTCACATCCATTACGATGGTTACGGGCTGGTTCCGTACTGCAGGAGCAACGATATCCCGTTGACAGTCATGGGACGTGGAAAAATTTTGAATAACTTCTACAATCTCTCACAGATAAGCCGACGGAAGATCAGAGAGACTCTCGATTACGCGGATGGGATCTTTTGCGTGAGTGAATCACTCGCACGAATTGCCAACAATATTACCGAAACCCCGAAAGCCACTGTACTCCCCAACGGTGCGGATCCGTCACGGTATCCAACGGATAACGAGGCAACGATTCGACAGGAACTAGGAATCGACCAAGATACTACGCTTGTCATGTTCTGTGGCGGGTATACGGAACGGAAAGGGATCCTCGAAATTTGTGAGGCTCTGGATAACATTCGTAACGACGACGTAGCCTTTGTGTTCGTCGGTCATTACGGTGATCTCCGCACAGAACTCCTCGCCGAACTCAAAGCTAGCCATCACGAGAACTATCGAGTTCTCTGGGAAGTTCCGCCACTGGGCCTTCGTCGATGGTTCGCTGCTGCAGACATTTTCATGCTCCCGAGCCACGCAGAAGGCCGGCCGAACACTATATACGAGTCGATGGCCAGCGAAACAGCGGTTGTCGCCTCTGCTGTGTCCGGTATCCCAGAACAAGTTGTAGACGAGGAGACGGGTCTCTTGATCCCAAAAAAAGACTCCGATGCGCTTGCTACCGCTCTGAACAGTCTCATCGGTAATTCAAAAGAACGAGAACGAATGGGAACAAACGGAAAGGAACGGTTAGTATCGAAGGGCTGGACGTGGGAGGCACACGGGCAACGACTTGCGAACCTGCACGAAACAATCATCAATGACGGCCAACTCCCCGCAGCTGAAATCTTAGGCTAA
- a CDS encoding glycosyl transferase gives MYESTLSDGAGSAVSTVPKQNNVTTMDGDRPLLAFFIPDLSVGGAEQVAITIANGLVTRGYDIDLLLSRASGELRSELSEQVSIVELPPSKTPVVGVAAHLPFLATYLNKRKPAALFPHLEHPSIVSLAINRFLSADTAVIPTQHSVFGHDVEATPKDQIVRRIVPRLYPASDQIISVSEGVADSLVDRTPVDRSDISVLHNPVDVEQIRGRARQPVEHEWVENDERDVVLFVGRHARQKNLDGWVHAFEKVVNRNPNARAVIAGKGPCRAQVQTTVEQLGLSDVVSLPGFVDNPYRYMTKSDVFLLSSQYEGLPTVLIECLAVGCPVVSTDCPSGPREILSDGEHGTLVPIDDTDGLANAVCDTLADPPDSDRLRSRADDFSPKPVFDEYERFLEKHVFTA, from the coding sequence ATGTACGAGTCGACGCTTTCAGATGGGGCCGGTTCTGCTGTCTCGACAGTACCCAAGCAAAACAATGTAACCACGATGGACGGTGACCGACCACTGCTGGCATTTTTCATTCCAGATCTCTCCGTTGGCGGTGCAGAGCAGGTCGCAATCACAATCGCGAACGGACTGGTCACCCGAGGATACGACATTGATCTTCTCTTGTCACGGGCGAGCGGTGAGCTTCGGTCGGAATTATCCGAACAGGTGTCTATCGTCGAACTGCCACCATCGAAGACGCCTGTGGTCGGGGTGGCCGCGCACCTACCGTTTCTGGCCACATATTTAAATAAACGAAAGCCAGCAGCGTTGTTTCCCCATCTTGAACACCCCAGCATTGTCTCACTCGCCATCAATCGGTTCCTCAGCGCCGATACTGCAGTGATTCCGACGCAACACTCCGTGTTCGGACACGACGTTGAGGCGACACCGAAAGACCAGATCGTCAGACGGATCGTTCCCAGACTTTACCCCGCATCAGATCAGATAATCAGTGTTTCCGAAGGCGTCGCGGATAGCCTCGTCGATAGAACACCAGTCGACCGATCAGACATTTCTGTCCTACACAACCCTGTGGATGTCGAACAGATTCGTGGTCGGGCCAGACAACCAGTCGAGCACGAGTGGGTAGAAAACGATGAGCGAGATGTCGTCCTATTCGTTGGGCGACACGCACGGCAAAAGAATCTCGATGGATGGGTCCATGCGTTCGAGAAAGTAGTCAACAGGAACCCCAATGCGCGTGCAGTCATTGCGGGTAAAGGACCGTGCAGAGCGCAAGTTCAGACGACAGTTGAGCAGTTGGGGTTATCAGATGTGGTGTCTCTTCCCGGATTCGTCGATAACCCGTATCGGTACATGACAAAGTCAGATGTGTTTCTCCTCTCGTCCCAGTATGAGGGATTACCGACGGTATTGATCGAGTGTTTGGCGGTTGGGTGCCCGGTCGTGTCGACAGACTGTCCAAGCGGCCCCAGAGAGATCCTCTCTGATGGGGAGCATGGTACACTTGTCCCAATAGACGACACGGATGGATTGGCCAACGCAGTCTGTGACACGCTTGCTGACCCGCCTGATTCTGACCGGTTGCGGTCCCGCGCTGATGACTTCTCGCCGAAACCCGTGTTTGATGAGTACGAACGTTTCCTCGAAAAGCACGTCTTCACAGCTTAA
- a CDS encoding UDP-N-acetylglucosamine 2-epimerase (non-hydrolyzing) yields the protein MTDNTVGFVLGTRPEIIKLAPVIKECHRRGVGTHIVHTGQHYSDSLDTVFFRQLGLSPPDVNLEVGSDDHGAQTGAMLTGIEEELQATEPTVVFVQGDTNSTLAGALAGSKMDVDVAHVEAGLRSFDDEMPEETNRVIIDHIADHLFPPTAETATLLRDEGIPEDRITVTGNTIVDAVETFDDDAATSSQILSELGVSEGQFDLLTAHRAETVDDREAFERILSGVARASAQAKREVIYPIHPRAKDRLEEFGIAVPDQIRLIEPLDFFDFLRLESTADLVFTDSGGVQEECSILGTPCVTLRYGTERPETAFVGANCVAGRKPSSITAAATQMRGKAGDWNTPFGDGTAAVQILDAVPELPARETVTAPE from the coding sequence ATGACTGACAACACCGTTGGGTTTGTGCTTGGAACGCGCCCAGAGATTATCAAGTTAGCCCCGGTAATCAAAGAGTGTCACCGGCGTGGCGTCGGTACACACATCGTCCACACTGGACAGCATTACTCAGACTCGCTTGATACTGTCTTTTTCCGACAGCTCGGGTTATCACCGCCAGATGTGAACCTCGAAGTCGGATCTGACGATCACGGGGCGCAGACTGGTGCGATGCTCACTGGTATCGAAGAAGAACTTCAAGCCACTGAGCCCACAGTGGTGTTTGTCCAGGGAGACACGAACTCCACCCTTGCGGGCGCACTCGCGGGGAGCAAGATGGATGTCGACGTGGCTCACGTCGAAGCAGGACTTCGAAGTTTCGATGACGAAATGCCCGAAGAGACGAACCGCGTCATCATTGATCACATCGCTGACCATTTGTTCCCACCAACCGCCGAAACAGCAACGTTACTCCGAGATGAGGGGATTCCCGAGGACCGTATCACAGTCACTGGAAATACGATTGTCGACGCAGTCGAGACCTTTGACGATGATGCTGCAACCAGCAGTCAGATTCTGAGTGAGCTCGGCGTTTCAGAAGGGCAGTTCGACCTCTTGACCGCTCACCGAGCGGAAACAGTCGATGACCGGGAAGCGTTCGAGCGGATTCTCAGCGGCGTCGCACGAGCAAGCGCTCAAGCGAAACGAGAAGTCATCTACCCGATTCATCCCCGAGCGAAGGACCGCCTCGAAGAGTTCGGTATTGCAGTTCCCGACCAAATTCGTCTTATCGAGCCACTGGATTTCTTTGATTTCCTCAGATTAGAGAGCACAGCGGACCTGGTGTTCACCGACTCAGGTGGTGTGCAGGAGGAGTGCAGCATCCTCGGGACACCGTGTGTGACGCTTAGGTATGGAACTGAACGCCCTGAGACAGCATTTGTTGGTGCGAACTGTGTTGCCGGCCGGAAACCGAGTAGCATCACCGCGGCAGCGACACAAATGCGCGGAAAGGCCGGGGACTGGAACACGCCTTTCGGAGATGGGACAGCCGCCGTTCAGATTCTCGATGCAGTCCCGGAACTCCCCGCAAGAGAAACAGTCACGGCCCCCGAGTGA
- a CDS encoding UDP-glucose 6-dehydrogenase, whose translation MSICVHGLGYIGLATASLFANAGTDVTGFDVDEGVIDRLNEGNPNVSEPELESYIQDALESNLTPSRRPQPADVHIICVPTPYDELNDGADLTYVKDAGRNVADVLRSGDTVVLESTVPPGTTTGILAPILSQDDFDIGEDVHLGYTPETVMPGNTLTELRTNDRIVGGVDEASVSAIKSLYQPLTSGEIHVAADPTTAEFVKLAQNAERNVSIAYANTLALLAENYGIDVRSAISLANNHPRVDILSPGPGVGGHCLPVDPHFLSDGSGATELIDIASRVNSRMPEHVVRILEDAIGSLEDKTVAVLGITYKGNVSDTRNSPGLEIAKLLGTVTVDTRPAMDGGWDEGSVTIHDPRATDSRLQLVPLDVAVDGADAVIFGAAHDEFAALDPEDIRSKMAGRTVVDPVDVIDTAQWTEHGFDVRTL comes from the coding sequence ATGAGTATCTGCGTCCATGGGCTCGGCTATATCGGGCTCGCGACTGCATCGCTGTTCGCCAACGCAGGTACTGATGTCACTGGTTTCGATGTTGACGAAGGTGTAATCGATCGCCTCAACGAGGGAAACCCGAACGTCAGCGAGCCTGAACTTGAATCGTACATTCAGGATGCACTGGAGTCCAATCTAACGCCGAGCCGCCGTCCCCAACCCGCTGATGTACATATTATCTGTGTTCCAACCCCGTACGACGAACTGAACGACGGGGCGGACCTGACATACGTGAAAGATGCCGGACGGAACGTGGCAGACGTTCTCAGATCGGGCGACACCGTGGTGCTGGAATCAACAGTACCGCCGGGCACAACGACCGGAATCTTGGCACCGATCCTGTCACAAGACGACTTCGATATCGGTGAGGATGTACACCTGGGGTACACGCCTGAGACGGTGATGCCAGGGAATACGCTCACAGAACTCCGAACCAACGATCGAATCGTTGGTGGTGTTGATGAGGCCTCAGTCAGTGCCATCAAATCGCTTTATCAACCACTCACCTCAGGAGAGATACATGTCGCCGCAGACCCAACGACCGCCGAGTTCGTGAAGCTAGCACAAAACGCCGAACGAAACGTCAGTATCGCATATGCCAACACGCTTGCGCTCCTCGCAGAGAACTACGGCATCGATGTTCGGTCTGCAATTTCGCTCGCGAACAACCATCCACGGGTTGATATTTTGAGCCCTGGTCCGGGCGTGGGTGGGCACTGCCTTCCTGTCGACCCACATTTCCTGAGCGATGGGTCTGGTGCTACAGAGCTAATCGATATCGCGAGCCGAGTCAACAGCAGGATGCCCGAACACGTCGTCAGAATACTCGAAGATGCCATCGGCTCACTCGAAGACAAGACTGTGGCCGTCCTTGGAATCACGTACAAGGGCAACGTCAGCGACACTCGCAATTCTCCGGGATTGGAAATAGCCAAACTGCTCGGGACTGTCACAGTGGATACACGCCCGGCCATGGATGGGGGTTGGGACGAGGGATCAGTCACGATTCACGACCCGCGGGCAACGGACTCCAGATTACAGCTAGTGCCACTCGATGTAGCAGTTGACGGCGCTGACGCGGTGATATTCGGGGCTGCACACGATGAGTTTGCAGCGCTCGACCCAGAGGACATCAGGTCGAAGATGGCAGGCCGGACTGTGGTTGATCCAGTTGATGTCATCGACACGGCGCAATGGACTGAGCACGGATTCGATGTCCGGACACTCTGA
- a CDS encoding dolichyl-phosphate beta-D-mannosyltransferase, translating into MSDRIQQSPASDSTREVSKNLPAVGLVATESNAEWIAAEILRIHSRAHQAIVTAAVDADLQALTFARWLDAEVVLPSGNWAEADSPRERLQLFAKEAGYPGLLYHGEEDGSVNLPASRDALKETEKFTVDAQLEPVTEADPTVMVGIPAYNEAATIGTVVESAKNYADSVLVVDDGSTDDTVEVASAAGATVYEHDRNVGYGGALNSIFDQADRGDADYLVILDADGQHDPSDIPDLIEQQQESGAEVVIGNRFDEDADTEMPLYRRFGLFAVNLMTNLSLGILRPTKQISDTQSGFRAYSTEAISSLAEDNSIGDHMDASTNILYHAHSNGYQVVEVPTTIDYDVEASNNLGPVEHGLTLVGNIIRTVEREHPIMLLGVPGVSCVLVGFAFTYFTMFNYLQSGSFPLGYALASTTFTIIGILASFTGIILHSLELYRK; encoded by the coding sequence ATGTCGGATAGAATACAGCAATCGCCCGCTAGTGACAGCACACGCGAGGTTTCAAAGAACTTGCCCGCCGTTGGGTTAGTCGCAACCGAGTCGAACGCAGAGTGGATTGCGGCTGAGATTCTTCGTATACACTCACGGGCACACCAGGCAATTGTCACGGCTGCAGTTGATGCTGATCTTCAGGCACTCACTTTTGCCCGATGGCTCGATGCAGAAGTGGTTCTCCCCTCTGGAAACTGGGCTGAGGCCGATTCCCCCCGCGAGCGCCTGCAGCTGTTCGCCAAGGAAGCTGGGTATCCAGGCCTTCTCTACCATGGTGAGGAGGATGGGTCAGTTAATCTCCCGGCAAGCCGGGACGCCCTGAAAGAGACCGAGAAATTCACCGTCGACGCCCAACTTGAACCCGTCACCGAGGCGGATCCGACTGTCATGGTCGGAATTCCGGCATACAACGAGGCGGCAACGATTGGTACGGTGGTGGAGTCTGCCAAGAACTATGCAGACAGCGTTCTGGTGGTCGACGACGGGAGTACTGACGACACTGTCGAAGTCGCATCGGCGGCGGGCGCGACAGTGTACGAGCACGACCGTAACGTCGGGTATGGTGGTGCCCTCAACAGTATTTTTGACCAGGCTGACCGGGGTGATGCCGACTACCTGGTCATCCTTGATGCTGATGGGCAACACGATCCCAGTGATATCCCGGACTTGATCGAACAGCAACAGGAGTCGGGAGCCGAAGTCGTTATTGGAAATCGGTTCGATGAGGACGCAGACACCGAGATGCCGTTGTATCGGCGGTTTGGTCTGTTTGCGGTGAATCTCATGACTAATCTCAGCCTCGGAATCCTCAGACCGACCAAGCAGATCAGCGACACACAGAGCGGGTTCCGTGCGTATAGTACAGAGGCGATAAGCTCACTCGCTGAAGACAACTCAATCGGCGACCACATGGATGCAAGCACCAATATTCTCTATCACGCACACTCGAACGGCTACCAAGTCGTAGAGGTCCCAACGACGATAGATTACGACGTGGAGGCTTCTAACAACCTTGGCCCAGTTGAGCATGGACTCACCCTCGTTGGTAACATTATTCGGACAGTTGAGCGAGAGCACCCTATCATGTTGCTTGGTGTGCCCGGAGTATCCTGCGTTCTGGTCGGATTTGCGTTCACCTACTTCACGATGTTCAATTATCTTCAGTCCGGGAGCTTTCCGCTTGGATATGCTCTGGCTAGCACCACTTTCACAATCATTGGGATCCTCGCATCTTTCACCGGAATTATTCTTCACTCCTTGGAATTATACCGGAAATAG
- a CDS encoding nucleoside-diphosphate sugar epimerase gives MSTNEIRNCRVLVTGGGGFIGSHLTSALAEENDVRVLDDFSTGRRANLPADVTVVEGDIRKKGTLDEAMNDVDVVFHEAAMVSVPQSVEQPVACHELNGSATVSVFDCARRQDARVVLASSAAVYGTPDTVPITEAEPADPRTPYGIEKHLGEQYARFYTEQYGLPTVPLRYFNVYGPRGLDGEYAGVIGTFIRQAQAGNPLTVEGDGKQTRDFVHVDDVVRANLLAATTDATGRPFNIGTGRSISINELAETVRDVVGTDVAIEHVSERVGDIRESEADLSDARTLLGYEPTVSLREGLESTLNAEGE, from the coding sequence ATGTCGACGAATGAGATCCGCAATTGTCGGGTGTTAGTTACCGGAGGGGGTGGATTCATTGGGAGCCATCTTACGTCAGCGCTAGCGGAGGAGAACGATGTGCGGGTCCTCGATGACTTTTCAACGGGACGGCGTGCCAATCTCCCAGCCGATGTAACCGTCGTTGAGGGTGATATACGAAAAAAGGGAACGCTTGACGAGGCGATGAATGACGTTGACGTAGTTTTTCATGAGGCCGCAATGGTTAGTGTTCCACAGTCGGTTGAGCAGCCGGTCGCCTGTCACGAACTTAATGGGTCGGCAACTGTCTCCGTGTTCGACTGCGCTCGACGACAGGATGCGCGGGTCGTACTCGCCTCCAGTGCCGCCGTATACGGTACCCCCGATACGGTCCCAATTACGGAAGCGGAACCGGCTGATCCACGCACTCCGTACGGAATCGAGAAGCATCTCGGCGAGCAGTATGCGCGGTTTTATACAGAGCAGTACGGTCTGCCGACAGTCCCGCTACGGTACTTTAACGTCTATGGGCCGCGTGGACTGGACGGGGAATACGCTGGTGTCATCGGCACGTTCATCCGTCAGGCGCAGGCCGGTAACCCGCTCACAGTCGAAGGTGACGGAAAGCAGACGCGTGATTTCGTTCACGTCGATGATGTCGTCCGGGCCAACCTGCTCGCAGCCACGACAGATGCGACCGGCAGGCCGTTCAACATCGGAACTGGGCGAAGCATTAGTATCAACGAACTCGCCGAAACCGTCCGGGACGTCGTTGGAACGGATGTGGCAATTGAACACGTCTCCGAGCGGGTGGGTGATATCAGAGAGAGCGAAGCGGACCTCAGTGACGCACGCACACTGCTCGGATATGAACCGACCGTATCTCTCCGAGAAGGGCTTGAGTCAACGCTCAACGCTGAAGGCGAATAG
- a CDS encoding glycerate kinase: MIHNRSTLAASAAHEVALDCLEAAVDAAAPTAATKSAVSRDGETLTIAGTTYELAEYTDVIVIGGGKAVGGVTRALESMLGDSLSGGHILSKQAVDTQTVQSSMGDHPLPSDKNVAATTEILETVDEADTDTLILFVLTGGASALLSAPAGDLTLNDLQTTTDRLLSGGVPITEINAVRKHLSDLKGGQIARRAAPATVAGVLVSDVVGNDLSTIGSGPSVPDETTYGDAIDVFERYGLAPPPAVHDHLEAGQDGRRPETPFPDDSVFDRVTNHLIADNATALDAAAAVAREASYEPLVLTSRLRGEACEVAKPLVAIAEEATATGTPVEPPAVLLAGGETTVTVRGDGGQGGPNQEFVLSGALAHDGDAVIAAVDTDGEDGSSDVAGAIADTSIIEDRERARDALLANDAGSHLSELEATVETGPTGTNVNDVIVLVVPEATE; encoded by the coding sequence ATGATTCATAACCGGAGCACACTGGCTGCCAGCGCTGCACACGAGGTGGCACTCGACTGTCTCGAAGCTGCTGTGGACGCGGCTGCACCCACGGCCGCCACCAAATCGGCTGTCAGCCGCGACGGCGAGACGCTGACAATCGCCGGAACGACCTACGAACTTGCCGAGTATACCGATGTTATCGTTATCGGCGGTGGGAAAGCCGTCGGCGGCGTGACACGGGCACTTGAGTCTATGCTCGGCGACAGCCTCAGCGGCGGCCACATCCTCTCCAAGCAGGCCGTCGACACTCAAACCGTCCAGAGTTCGATGGGAGACCACCCGTTACCGTCGGACAAGAACGTCGCGGCGACGACTGAGATACTAGAGACAGTCGATGAAGCCGACACGGACACGCTCATCTTATTTGTCCTGACTGGTGGAGCCAGCGCGCTGCTATCGGCTCCGGCCGGGGACCTGACACTGAACGACCTCCAGACAACGACCGATAGACTCCTCAGTGGTGGCGTTCCGATTACGGAGATTAATGCGGTCCGGAAGCACCTCTCAGACCTGAAGGGTGGACAGATAGCACGGCGCGCGGCTCCCGCTACTGTTGCCGGGGTACTAGTCAGCGATGTCGTCGGAAACGACCTCTCGACCATCGGTAGCGGTCCGTCAGTCCCGGACGAAACCACGTATGGAGATGCGATCGATGTGTTCGAACGATACGGCCTCGCGCCGCCGCCAGCCGTTCACGACCATCTTGAAGCCGGGCAAGATGGCCGACGACCGGAGACACCGTTCCCCGACGATTCGGTCTTCGACCGTGTTACGAACCATCTCATCGCGGACAACGCAACTGCACTTGACGCCGCCGCTGCTGTCGCACGGGAGGCCAGCTACGAACCATTGGTCCTCACGTCTCGGCTGCGCGGCGAGGCCTGTGAGGTAGCGAAGCCGCTCGTCGCTATCGCCGAAGAAGCGACAGCGACTGGCACACCGGTCGAACCGCCAGCAGTCCTCCTTGCCGGTGGTGAGACGACTGTCACGGTCAGGGGAGATGGCGGACAGGGCGGCCCCAATCAGGAATTCGTCCTTTCGGGGGCACTGGCCCACGACGGCGACGCAGTCATCGCTGCCGTCGACACTGATGGCGAAGACGGAAGTTCAGACGTGGCCGGAGCTATCGCTGATACGAGCATCATCGAGGACCGCGAACGAGCCCGCGACGCGCTGCTCGCAAATGATGCCGGCTCGCACCTCTCAGAACTCGAGGCGACAGTTGAAACCGGACCGACCGGGACGAACGTCAACGACGTGATTGTGCTCGTTGTTCCAGAGGCAACCGAGTAA